A window of Ascochyta rabiei chromosome 6, complete sequence genomic DNA:
TCTCGGCTGCCAGCATGAAGATACAGAAGACGAGCATGGCGGTCAAGAACATCTCGATGAATACGCCACGGGTTTTCGACGTGCCAGCACTAAGGCGCGTGCGAACAGATAGTGGACCTGGGAAGGTTGCTGCAACGAGACCAGCGGCGGCCATGGCACCACACATCTGCGCAACAATGAGCAGGGCGGCTTTGAGCCACGGCACGGCCCCGATGAGAGCCATGGCAACGGTGACCTTTGCAGAAGAGTTAGCCATTGAAACGGCGAAGTGCAGTAAGTGTAGATCGGGTTTAGCCATGAGCCATGACTTACAGCAGGGTTGAAGAGACCACCACTGATACGGAAGAAGACCCAGACATTGACTGCCAGAGAGAATCCAAATGCCAGCGAGATATACATCAGCGTTTGGATGTCCATGCCCCGGTTGCCAAGGAGGTTGTTGGCAGTCTGCGTGGCTGCAAAGgcgaagaaaaggaaaaggaaCGTGCCAACGAGCTCACCCAGGAAGGCGATGAGCAACATGCGTGTTCTGTTTGGAAGCCATCCAAGTCCTGGTAGCCGCTTCTCACCAGGACGGTGAGGATCTTGAGTGTAGGTTGGCTTCATCCCTGGCAAGGCCGTAGAAGGATTCGCCGGTCAGTAGGCAGGGCGTATGAAGTTGATCACTGCGGTTCTCTGGGCGGATACTAATAGGTGTGTGGAAGCGTCGCCGAAAGCGTATGGAACCGTCGCCGCTCGCAAGGTGAGACAGGCGAAGCACGACAGGCTgaaggtggaggtggaggtggaggtggaggtggagg
This region includes:
- a CDS encoding Aquaporin-1, with product MLLIAFLGELVGTFLFLFFAFAATQTANNLLGNRGMDIQTLMYISLAFGFSLAVNVWVFFRISGGLFNPAVTVAMALIGAVPWLKAALLIVAQMCGAMAAAGLVAATFPGPLSVRTRLSAGTSKTRGVFIEMFLTAMLVFCIFMLAAEKHRSTFMAPIGIGLALFIAELAGK